One Aphidius gifuensis isolate YNYX2018 linkage group LG3, ASM1490517v1, whole genome shotgun sequence DNA window includes the following coding sequences:
- the LOC122852900 gene encoding high affinity cAMP-specific and IBMX-insensitive 3',5'-cyclic phosphodiesterase 8 isoform X5 — translation MVGSSMFGDEDMECTIAKGPQDFNSTLSITTASQVVKVLLVFPRDDHQLEALGTVSTKLGWSVSIAKNAETAAEIFQNRSHDLVIIDRRGHRATDGDTTCRAIKATNCHHSSVILALVKKSFFTVVDKDEIVTLDLLNTGYSRAMTECTHESILSNQLIGIYASEIQPRMQFASAHALYVAVDRCRDMVHVTDDQHIVRFVNKASERLLGYKYEEMLGRNLSEIITCENFTLMDQQLQRGREFEGNMNCRRKFNDTITINCRIIPFCATGKKPSHYVYVHDTMYLLENMGVAAVTLGGQHPRGSLHSLRRGSFDVKSIGSDIGTQRRSSLQKLNNMPLEAPITKVLTLLTNAMNEIAPTNSELAMQIDKAIETLKTTELYRPYLKEDTKIYNDPISSDLLGALLSNNSHYIRDSRRSSNDSTRSTHARICLPMSMRIQLKNPQIPKEIEELLDHNLDWDFDIFSLEVLTDRKPLVYLGMNLMCRFNVPARLNCDEKTLLNWLTVIEYNYHLENSYHNSTHAADVLQATARFMQSDRLQMILEPMDEVAVLIAAGAHDIDHPGRSSQFLSNSDNKLAVLYNDLSVLESHHAALTFKLTLADENVNIFKNLDRETYKLVRQNVVDMILATEMTKHFEHLAKFVNVCSSRCGDEFYPEGPDMATLLLPENVKLVKIMMIKCADVSNPTRPLRCCIEWAKRIAEEYFNQTDEEKKSRMPVVMPMFDRNTCSIPKSQIGFVDFIINDMIEAWDAFIDMPEMISYMRQNYDKWKEYHEKGISTLSDIERLQTSSELKIPNLINSR, via the exons ATGGTTGGATCATCGATGTTTGGTGACGAGGATATGGAGTGTACAATAGcc aaaggACCACAagattttaattcaacattatCAATAACAACTGCCTCACAAGTAGTTAAAGTTTTATTGGTATTTCCTCGTGATGATCATCAATTAGAAGCACTTGGTACTGTCTCAACAAAGCTAGGCTGGAGTGTCTCAATAGCAAAAAATGCCGAAACAGCTGctgaaatatttcaaaatcgATCACACGATTTAGTGATAATTGATCGACGAGGGCATCGAGCCACTGATGGTGATACAACATGCCg TGCGATAAAAGCAACAAATTGTCATCACAGCAGTGTCATATTAGCTTTAGTAAAAAAATC tTTCTTCACGGTAGTTGATAAGGATGAGATAGTGACACTGGATTTACTCAACACCGGATATAGCAGA GCAATGACAGAGTGTACACACGAGTCTATACTTAGCAATCAATTAATTGGTATTTATGCAAGTGAAATACAACCAAGAATGCAATTTGCATCAGCTCATGCACTTTATGTTGCTGTTGATAGATGCAGAGATATGGTACATGTAACTGATGATCAACACATTGTCAgg ttTGTCAACAAGGCGAGTGAAAGATTACTTGGTTATAAATACGAAGAAATGCTTGGTAGAAATTTATCTGAAATAATAAcatgtgaaaattttacactGATGGATCAACAGCTACAAAGAGGCAGAGAATTTGAGGGTAATATGAATTGTcgaagaaaatttaatgacacaataacaattaattgtcGAATAATTCCATTTTGTGCAACTGGAAA aaaacCATCGCATTATGTTTATGTTCATGATACAAtgtatttacttgaaaatatggGAGTTGCAGCAGTAACACTTGGTGGTCAACATCCAAGAGGAAGTTTGCATTCATTACGTCGAGGTTCTTTTGATGTTAAATCAATTGGCAGCGATATTGGAA cTCAAAGACGATCAAGTTTACAAAAACTTAATAATATGCCCCTTGAAGCACCAATAACTAAAGTCTTGACTCTATTGACAAATGCTATGAATGAAATTGCTCCAACAAATTCAGAGCTTGCAATGCAAATTGATAAG gCAATTGAAACATTAAAAACGACTGAACTTTATCGGCCTTATTTGAAGGaagatacaaaaatttataacgaTCCAATATCATCAGATTTACTTGGTGCTTTGTTATCAAACAATAGCCATTATATACGTGATTCAAGACGTTCATCAAATGATTCAACACGTAGTACACATGCAAGAATATGTCTACCAATGAGTATGcgaattcaattaaaaaatccacAAATTCCAAAAGAAATTGAAGAATTACTTGACCACAATCTTGATTGggattttgatatatttagcCTTGAAGTTTTAACAGATagaaa aCCACTGGTATACTTGGGCATGAATTTAATGTGTCGATTTAATGTACCAGCACGTTTAAATTGTGATGAAAAAACATTACTAAATTGGTTAACTGTGATAGagtataattatcatttagaAAATAGTTATCATAATTCAACACATGCTGCTGATGTTTTACAAGCAACAGCAAGATTTATGCAATCAGATAGATTACAAATGATACTTGAACCAATGGATGAAGTTGCTGTATTAATTGCTGCTGGTGCTCATGATATTGATCATCCTGGTAGATCAagtcaatttttatcaaattctgATAATAAACTTGCTGTATTGTACAATGATTTATCAGTTTTAGAATCACATCATGCTGCacttacatttaaattaactcTTGCTGATGAAAATGTCAATATTTTCAag aaTTTAGATCGTGAAACGTATAAACTTGTCAGACAAAATGTCGTTGACATGATTTTGGCAACTGAAATGACTAAACATTTCGAACATTTGGctaaatttgtaaatgtttGTAGTAGTCGATGTGGTGATGAg ttttatccAGAGGGACCAGATATGGCAACTTTGCTATTACCTGAAAATGTAAAActtgttaaaataatgatgattaaatGTGCTGATGTATCAAATCCAACAAGACCACTTAGATGTTGTATTGAATGGGCAAAAAGAATTGCCGAAGAGTATTTTAACcag actgatgaagaaaaaaaaagtagaatgCCAGTTGTGATGCCAATGTTTGATAGAAACACATGCTCCATTCCCAAGTCTCAAATTGGATTTGTTGATTTCATAATAAATGATATGATCGAAGCATGGGACG CTTTTATAGATATGCCTGAGATGATATCATACATGAGACAAAATTACGACAAATGGAAAGAATATCat gAAAAAGGTATTTCAACTTTGAGCGACATTGAACGACTTCAAACATCATCAGAATTAAAAATTcccaatttaattaattcacggtga
- the LOC122852900 gene encoding high affinity cAMP-specific and IBMX-insensitive 3',5'-cyclic phosphodiesterase 8 isoform X2, whose translation MGCWPSAMLRCIRKKNFDCEKPSYLMPQGDNADLSHTPDVDFWKDKTMVGSSMFGDEDMECTIAKGPQDFNSTLSITTASQVVKVLLVFPRDDHQLEALGTVSTKLGWSVSIAKNAETAAEIFQNRSHDLVIIDRRGHRATDGDTTCRAIKATNCHHSSVILALVKKSFFTVVDKDEIVTLDLLNTGYSRAMTECTHESILSNQLIGIYASEIQPRMQFASAHALYVAVDRCRDMVHVTDDQHIVRFVNKASERLLGYKYEEMLGRNLSEIITCENFTLMDQQLQRGREFEGNMNCRRKFNDTITINCRIIPFCATGKKPSHYVYVHDTMYLLENMGVAAVTLGGQHPRGSLHSLRRGSFDVKSIGSDIGTQRRSSLQKLNNMPLEAPITKVLTLLTNAMNEIAPTNSELAMQIDKAIETLKTTELYRPYLKEDTKIYNDPISSDLLGALLSNNSHYIRDSRRSSNDSTRSTHARICLPMSMRIQLKNPQIPKEIEELLDHNLDWDFDIFSLEVLTDRKPLVYLGMNLMCRFNVPARLNCDEKTLLNWLTVIEYNYHLENSYHNSTHAADVLQATARFMQSDRLQMILEPMDEVAVLIAAGAHDIDHPGRSSQFLSNSDNKLAVLYNDLSVLESHHAALTFKLTLADENVNIFKNLDRETYKLVRQNVVDMILATEMTKHFEHLAKFVNVCSSRCGDEFYPEGPDMATLLLPENVKLVKIMMIKCADVSNPTRPLRCCIEWAKRIAEEYFNQTDEEKKSRMPVVMPMFDRNTCSIPKSQIGFVDFIINDMIEAWDAFIDMPEMISYMRQNYDKWKEYHEKGISTLSDIERLQTSSELKIPNLINSR comes from the exons atgggCTGCTGGCCAAGTGCAATGCTCAGGtgcataagaaaaaaaaatttcgattgtGAAAAACCATCTTATCTAATGCCACAag gTGACAATGCTGATTTATCTCATACACCAGATGTTGATTTTTGGAAAGATAAAACAATGGTTGGATCATCGATGTTTGGTGACGAGGATATGGAGTGTACAATAGcc aaaggACCACAagattttaattcaacattatCAATAACAACTGCCTCACAAGTAGTTAAAGTTTTATTGGTATTTCCTCGTGATGATCATCAATTAGAAGCACTTGGTACTGTCTCAACAAAGCTAGGCTGGAGTGTCTCAATAGCAAAAAATGCCGAAACAGCTGctgaaatatttcaaaatcgATCACACGATTTAGTGATAATTGATCGACGAGGGCATCGAGCCACTGATGGTGATACAACATGCCg TGCGATAAAAGCAACAAATTGTCATCACAGCAGTGTCATATTAGCTTTAGTAAAAAAATC tTTCTTCACGGTAGTTGATAAGGATGAGATAGTGACACTGGATTTACTCAACACCGGATATAGCAGA GCAATGACAGAGTGTACACACGAGTCTATACTTAGCAATCAATTAATTGGTATTTATGCAAGTGAAATACAACCAAGAATGCAATTTGCATCAGCTCATGCACTTTATGTTGCTGTTGATAGATGCAGAGATATGGTACATGTAACTGATGATCAACACATTGTCAgg ttTGTCAACAAGGCGAGTGAAAGATTACTTGGTTATAAATACGAAGAAATGCTTGGTAGAAATTTATCTGAAATAATAAcatgtgaaaattttacactGATGGATCAACAGCTACAAAGAGGCAGAGAATTTGAGGGTAATATGAATTGTcgaagaaaatttaatgacacaataacaattaattgtcGAATAATTCCATTTTGTGCAACTGGAAA aaaacCATCGCATTATGTTTATGTTCATGATACAAtgtatttacttgaaaatatggGAGTTGCAGCAGTAACACTTGGTGGTCAACATCCAAGAGGAAGTTTGCATTCATTACGTCGAGGTTCTTTTGATGTTAAATCAATTGGCAGCGATATTGGAA cTCAAAGACGATCAAGTTTACAAAAACTTAATAATATGCCCCTTGAAGCACCAATAACTAAAGTCTTGACTCTATTGACAAATGCTATGAATGAAATTGCTCCAACAAATTCAGAGCTTGCAATGCAAATTGATAAG gCAATTGAAACATTAAAAACGACTGAACTTTATCGGCCTTATTTGAAGGaagatacaaaaatttataacgaTCCAATATCATCAGATTTACTTGGTGCTTTGTTATCAAACAATAGCCATTATATACGTGATTCAAGACGTTCATCAAATGATTCAACACGTAGTACACATGCAAGAATATGTCTACCAATGAGTATGcgaattcaattaaaaaatccacAAATTCCAAAAGAAATTGAAGAATTACTTGACCACAATCTTGATTGggattttgatatatttagcCTTGAAGTTTTAACAGATagaaa aCCACTGGTATACTTGGGCATGAATTTAATGTGTCGATTTAATGTACCAGCACGTTTAAATTGTGATGAAAAAACATTACTAAATTGGTTAACTGTGATAGagtataattatcatttagaAAATAGTTATCATAATTCAACACATGCTGCTGATGTTTTACAAGCAACAGCAAGATTTATGCAATCAGATAGATTACAAATGATACTTGAACCAATGGATGAAGTTGCTGTATTAATTGCTGCTGGTGCTCATGATATTGATCATCCTGGTAGATCAagtcaatttttatcaaattctgATAATAAACTTGCTGTATTGTACAATGATTTATCAGTTTTAGAATCACATCATGCTGCacttacatttaaattaactcTTGCTGATGAAAATGTCAATATTTTCAag aaTTTAGATCGTGAAACGTATAAACTTGTCAGACAAAATGTCGTTGACATGATTTTGGCAACTGAAATGACTAAACATTTCGAACATTTGGctaaatttgtaaatgtttGTAGTAGTCGATGTGGTGATGAg ttttatccAGAGGGACCAGATATGGCAACTTTGCTATTACCTGAAAATGTAAAActtgttaaaataatgatgattaaatGTGCTGATGTATCAAATCCAACAAGACCACTTAGATGTTGTATTGAATGGGCAAAAAGAATTGCCGAAGAGTATTTTAACcag actgatgaagaaaaaaaaagtagaatgCCAGTTGTGATGCCAATGTTTGATAGAAACACATGCTCCATTCCCAAGTCTCAAATTGGATTTGTTGATTTCATAATAAATGATATGATCGAAGCATGGGACG CTTTTATAGATATGCCTGAGATGATATCATACATGAGACAAAATTACGACAAATGGAAAGAATATCat gAAAAAGGTATTTCAACTTTGAGCGACATTGAACGACTTCAAACATCATCAGAATTAAAAATTcccaatttaattaattcacggtga
- the LOC122852900 gene encoding high affinity cAMP-specific and IBMX-insensitive 3',5'-cyclic phosphodiesterase 8 isoform X4 codes for MTSNTCNFYLSSGDEDESRQVITNGDNADLSHTPDVDFWKDKTMVGSSMFGDEDMECTIAKGPQDFNSTLSITTASQVVKVLLVFPRDDHQLEALGTVSTKLGWSVSIAKNAETAAEIFQNRSHDLVIIDRRGHRATDGDTTCRAIKATNCHHSSVILALVKKSFFTVVDKDEIVTLDLLNTGYSRAMTECTHESILSNQLIGIYASEIQPRMQFASAHALYVAVDRCRDMVHVTDDQHIVRFVNKASERLLGYKYEEMLGRNLSEIITCENFTLMDQQLQRGREFEGNMNCRRKFNDTITINCRIIPFCATGKKPSHYVYVHDTMYLLENMGVAAVTLGGQHPRGSLHSLRRGSFDVKSIGSDIGTQRRSSLQKLNNMPLEAPITKVLTLLTNAMNEIAPTNSELAMQIDKAIETLKTTELYRPYLKEDTKIYNDPISSDLLGALLSNNSHYIRDSRRSSNDSTRSTHARICLPMSMRIQLKNPQIPKEIEELLDHNLDWDFDIFSLEVLTDRKPLVYLGMNLMCRFNVPARLNCDEKTLLNWLTVIEYNYHLENSYHNSTHAADVLQATARFMQSDRLQMILEPMDEVAVLIAAGAHDIDHPGRSSQFLSNSDNKLAVLYNDLSVLESHHAALTFKLTLADENVNIFKNLDRETYKLVRQNVVDMILATEMTKHFEHLAKFVNVCSSRCGDEFYPEGPDMATLLLPENVKLVKIMMIKCADVSNPTRPLRCCIEWAKRIAEEYFNQTDEEKKSRMPVVMPMFDRNTCSIPKSQIGFVDFIINDMIEAWDAFIDMPEMISYMRQNYDKWKEYHEKGISTLSDIERLQTSSELKIPNLINSR; via the exons ATGACATCAAatacttgtaatttttatttatcatctggTGATGAAGATGAATCACGCCAAGTCATCACAAATG gTGACAATGCTGATTTATCTCATACACCAGATGTTGATTTTTGGAAAGATAAAACAATGGTTGGATCATCGATGTTTGGTGACGAGGATATGGAGTGTACAATAGcc aaaggACCACAagattttaattcaacattatCAATAACAACTGCCTCACAAGTAGTTAAAGTTTTATTGGTATTTCCTCGTGATGATCATCAATTAGAAGCACTTGGTACTGTCTCAACAAAGCTAGGCTGGAGTGTCTCAATAGCAAAAAATGCCGAAACAGCTGctgaaatatttcaaaatcgATCACACGATTTAGTGATAATTGATCGACGAGGGCATCGAGCCACTGATGGTGATACAACATGCCg TGCGATAAAAGCAACAAATTGTCATCACAGCAGTGTCATATTAGCTTTAGTAAAAAAATC tTTCTTCACGGTAGTTGATAAGGATGAGATAGTGACACTGGATTTACTCAACACCGGATATAGCAGA GCAATGACAGAGTGTACACACGAGTCTATACTTAGCAATCAATTAATTGGTATTTATGCAAGTGAAATACAACCAAGAATGCAATTTGCATCAGCTCATGCACTTTATGTTGCTGTTGATAGATGCAGAGATATGGTACATGTAACTGATGATCAACACATTGTCAgg ttTGTCAACAAGGCGAGTGAAAGATTACTTGGTTATAAATACGAAGAAATGCTTGGTAGAAATTTATCTGAAATAATAAcatgtgaaaattttacactGATGGATCAACAGCTACAAAGAGGCAGAGAATTTGAGGGTAATATGAATTGTcgaagaaaatttaatgacacaataacaattaattgtcGAATAATTCCATTTTGTGCAACTGGAAA aaaacCATCGCATTATGTTTATGTTCATGATACAAtgtatttacttgaaaatatggGAGTTGCAGCAGTAACACTTGGTGGTCAACATCCAAGAGGAAGTTTGCATTCATTACGTCGAGGTTCTTTTGATGTTAAATCAATTGGCAGCGATATTGGAA cTCAAAGACGATCAAGTTTACAAAAACTTAATAATATGCCCCTTGAAGCACCAATAACTAAAGTCTTGACTCTATTGACAAATGCTATGAATGAAATTGCTCCAACAAATTCAGAGCTTGCAATGCAAATTGATAAG gCAATTGAAACATTAAAAACGACTGAACTTTATCGGCCTTATTTGAAGGaagatacaaaaatttataacgaTCCAATATCATCAGATTTACTTGGTGCTTTGTTATCAAACAATAGCCATTATATACGTGATTCAAGACGTTCATCAAATGATTCAACACGTAGTACACATGCAAGAATATGTCTACCAATGAGTATGcgaattcaattaaaaaatccacAAATTCCAAAAGAAATTGAAGAATTACTTGACCACAATCTTGATTGggattttgatatatttagcCTTGAAGTTTTAACAGATagaaa aCCACTGGTATACTTGGGCATGAATTTAATGTGTCGATTTAATGTACCAGCACGTTTAAATTGTGATGAAAAAACATTACTAAATTGGTTAACTGTGATAGagtataattatcatttagaAAATAGTTATCATAATTCAACACATGCTGCTGATGTTTTACAAGCAACAGCAAGATTTATGCAATCAGATAGATTACAAATGATACTTGAACCAATGGATGAAGTTGCTGTATTAATTGCTGCTGGTGCTCATGATATTGATCATCCTGGTAGATCAagtcaatttttatcaaattctgATAATAAACTTGCTGTATTGTACAATGATTTATCAGTTTTAGAATCACATCATGCTGCacttacatttaaattaactcTTGCTGATGAAAATGTCAATATTTTCAag aaTTTAGATCGTGAAACGTATAAACTTGTCAGACAAAATGTCGTTGACATGATTTTGGCAACTGAAATGACTAAACATTTCGAACATTTGGctaaatttgtaaatgtttGTAGTAGTCGATGTGGTGATGAg ttttatccAGAGGGACCAGATATGGCAACTTTGCTATTACCTGAAAATGTAAAActtgttaaaataatgatgattaaatGTGCTGATGTATCAAATCCAACAAGACCACTTAGATGTTGTATTGAATGGGCAAAAAGAATTGCCGAAGAGTATTTTAACcag actgatgaagaaaaaaaaagtagaatgCCAGTTGTGATGCCAATGTTTGATAGAAACACATGCTCCATTCCCAAGTCTCAAATTGGATTTGTTGATTTCATAATAAATGATATGATCGAAGCATGGGACG CTTTTATAGATATGCCTGAGATGATATCATACATGAGACAAAATTACGACAAATGGAAAGAATATCat gAAAAAGGTATTTCAACTTTGAGCGACATTGAACGACTTCAAACATCATCAGAATTAAAAATTcccaatttaattaattcacggtga
- the LOC122852900 gene encoding high affinity cAMP-specific and IBMX-insensitive 3',5'-cyclic phosphodiesterase 8 isoform X1, whose protein sequence is MKVYFNFFFFINFIMTEVISDRRRLTHKTLYISGSTGGDGPSINETQFNSWSSRFCSIFCGRSVNKKLFNSKDKMQFPVAPVLILNKGPQDFNSTLSITTASQVVKVLLVFPRDDHQLEALGTVSTKLGWSVSIAKNAETAAEIFQNRSHDLVIIDRRGHRATDGDTTCRAIKATNCHHSSVILALVKKSFFTVVDKDEIVTLDLLNTGYSRAMTECTHESILSNQLIGIYASEIQPRMQFASAHALYVAVDRCRDMVHVTDDQHIVRFVNKASERLLGYKYEEMLGRNLSEIITCENFTLMDQQLQRGREFEGNMNCRRKFNDTITINCRIIPFCATGKKPSHYVYVHDTMYLLENMGVAAVTLGGQHPRGSLHSLRRGSFDVKSIGSDIGTQRRSSLQKLNNMPLEAPITKVLTLLTNAMNEIAPTNSELAMQIDKAIETLKTTELYRPYLKEDTKIYNDPISSDLLGALLSNNSHYIRDSRRSSNDSTRSTHARICLPMSMRIQLKNPQIPKEIEELLDHNLDWDFDIFSLEVLTDRKPLVYLGMNLMCRFNVPARLNCDEKTLLNWLTVIEYNYHLENSYHNSTHAADVLQATARFMQSDRLQMILEPMDEVAVLIAAGAHDIDHPGRSSQFLSNSDNKLAVLYNDLSVLESHHAALTFKLTLADENVNIFKNLDRETYKLVRQNVVDMILATEMTKHFEHLAKFVNVCSSRCGDEFYPEGPDMATLLLPENVKLVKIMMIKCADVSNPTRPLRCCIEWAKRIAEEYFNQTDEEKKSRMPVVMPMFDRNTCSIPKSQIGFVDFIINDMIEAWDAFIDMPEMISYMRQNYDKWKEYHEKGISTLSDIERLQTSSELKIPNLINSR, encoded by the exons AtgaaagtttattttaatttttttttttttattaattttataatgacgGAGGTGATTAGTGACAGGAGAAGATTAACTCACAAAACTTTGTATATTTCTGGTTCAACTGGTGGTGACGGGCCATCGATAAATGAGACTCAATTTAACTCATGGTCATCAAgattttgttcaatattttgtGGACGatcagttaataaaaaattattcaatagcAAGGATAAAATGCAGTTCCCTGTTGCGCcagtattaattttgaat aaaggACCACAagattttaattcaacattatCAATAACAACTGCCTCACAAGTAGTTAAAGTTTTATTGGTATTTCCTCGTGATGATCATCAATTAGAAGCACTTGGTACTGTCTCAACAAAGCTAGGCTGGAGTGTCTCAATAGCAAAAAATGCCGAAACAGCTGctgaaatatttcaaaatcgATCACACGATTTAGTGATAATTGATCGACGAGGGCATCGAGCCACTGATGGTGATACAACATGCCg TGCGATAAAAGCAACAAATTGTCATCACAGCAGTGTCATATTAGCTTTAGTAAAAAAATC tTTCTTCACGGTAGTTGATAAGGATGAGATAGTGACACTGGATTTACTCAACACCGGATATAGCAGA GCAATGACAGAGTGTACACACGAGTCTATACTTAGCAATCAATTAATTGGTATTTATGCAAGTGAAATACAACCAAGAATGCAATTTGCATCAGCTCATGCACTTTATGTTGCTGTTGATAGATGCAGAGATATGGTACATGTAACTGATGATCAACACATTGTCAgg ttTGTCAACAAGGCGAGTGAAAGATTACTTGGTTATAAATACGAAGAAATGCTTGGTAGAAATTTATCTGAAATAATAAcatgtgaaaattttacactGATGGATCAACAGCTACAAAGAGGCAGAGAATTTGAGGGTAATATGAATTGTcgaagaaaatttaatgacacaataacaattaattgtcGAATAATTCCATTTTGTGCAACTGGAAA aaaacCATCGCATTATGTTTATGTTCATGATACAAtgtatttacttgaaaatatggGAGTTGCAGCAGTAACACTTGGTGGTCAACATCCAAGAGGAAGTTTGCATTCATTACGTCGAGGTTCTTTTGATGTTAAATCAATTGGCAGCGATATTGGAA cTCAAAGACGATCAAGTTTACAAAAACTTAATAATATGCCCCTTGAAGCACCAATAACTAAAGTCTTGACTCTATTGACAAATGCTATGAATGAAATTGCTCCAACAAATTCAGAGCTTGCAATGCAAATTGATAAG gCAATTGAAACATTAAAAACGACTGAACTTTATCGGCCTTATTTGAAGGaagatacaaaaatttataacgaTCCAATATCATCAGATTTACTTGGTGCTTTGTTATCAAACAATAGCCATTATATACGTGATTCAAGACGTTCATCAAATGATTCAACACGTAGTACACATGCAAGAATATGTCTACCAATGAGTATGcgaattcaattaaaaaatccacAAATTCCAAAAGAAATTGAAGAATTACTTGACCACAATCTTGATTGggattttgatatatttagcCTTGAAGTTTTAACAGATagaaa aCCACTGGTATACTTGGGCATGAATTTAATGTGTCGATTTAATGTACCAGCACGTTTAAATTGTGATGAAAAAACATTACTAAATTGGTTAACTGTGATAGagtataattatcatttagaAAATAGTTATCATAATTCAACACATGCTGCTGATGTTTTACAAGCAACAGCAAGATTTATGCAATCAGATAGATTACAAATGATACTTGAACCAATGGATGAAGTTGCTGTATTAATTGCTGCTGGTGCTCATGATATTGATCATCCTGGTAGATCAagtcaatttttatcaaattctgATAATAAACTTGCTGTATTGTACAATGATTTATCAGTTTTAGAATCACATCATGCTGCacttacatttaaattaactcTTGCTGATGAAAATGTCAATATTTTCAag aaTTTAGATCGTGAAACGTATAAACTTGTCAGACAAAATGTCGTTGACATGATTTTGGCAACTGAAATGACTAAACATTTCGAACATTTGGctaaatttgtaaatgtttGTAGTAGTCGATGTGGTGATGAg ttttatccAGAGGGACCAGATATGGCAACTTTGCTATTACCTGAAAATGTAAAActtgttaaaataatgatgattaaatGTGCTGATGTATCAAATCCAACAAGACCACTTAGATGTTGTATTGAATGGGCAAAAAGAATTGCCGAAGAGTATTTTAACcag actgatgaagaaaaaaaaagtagaatgCCAGTTGTGATGCCAATGTTTGATAGAAACACATGCTCCATTCCCAAGTCTCAAATTGGATTTGTTGATTTCATAATAAATGATATGATCGAAGCATGGGACG CTTTTATAGATATGCCTGAGATGATATCATACATGAGACAAAATTACGACAAATGGAAAGAATATCat gAAAAAGGTATTTCAACTTTGAGCGACATTGAACGACTTCAAACATCATCAGAATTAAAAATTcccaatttaattaattcacggtga